ACCCGTTCACCCGGCACTGCTGGATCTTTAAAGCCGACTTTCATCCTTGCTTCACAAGTGGGTCTTGCAATCAAACTCCTTTATGCCTTTGCACTTGAGGGCTAATTTCTGTCTAGCCTGAAGAAACCTTTGCACGTTACAATTATCTTTAAGAGGCCAACTTTCATCCCTAATTGACGACTTCCTTTTGCCTTTGCCCTTCGGGGCCAAACTTCGTCTGCCCCTAAAAAAACCTTTGCACGTTGCTTGCGATTACCTTTTATGAGGCCTACGGACTTCCTACCCTGACAAAGCAGGGGGATTGGCCTACAGGAACCGTGTGGATTAATTTGGTAAACAGCGAATATATTTGGAAAGCCGAAACAcactttatataaattatttaaaaatgcatacaatacaaattattaacttatcaagtttcatataaacatgaaaaattttaatcacaaaTATGATACAACATGACACGACAACTTGTCCTGCCCATTTACAAGTGTAATATGCAAGtttgatgtaaaatttttggttatattcaacttgataattttttttttttttttaaattgacttCACCTAACTTTTCATTGAAATATGTATGCGTAAGGCACATCTGAACATactcatttaatactcacataCGACTTCGACAGCCCTGAGTAACAAGATTTTACACCTACAGCTATCTTCACTCCAAGAAGAGGGGCATAGCTCCCGGATTGTTTCTTTACATCTGAAATCTGTACATTCATTTCTAATGATCAATGAAATAAGGTTCAATTTGTCAACATCTAATATAGATCATATACCAAAAGTTTTTCGAAATTCAGCACCTGTCATTCATTTCCACCACCAAAACTGACGAAACAAATACATCTTCCTCATCCGAACATTATATGTCATGAATGCCCTAGCTTTGATAGGGTCGGCATTCAAATACTCAAATGCATACATCTGTTTAGCTTCTTCCAGACCATCAATCTCCAAAACAGCCTGTAGCAATTCAGAGGGATTGATTGCAGTTTTACTTTGATCCATTGCATCAGCCAGCCGCCGAATGCTGGATGCCACTGCCAACATTGCCTCCTGAAGAACATCCGACTCACGAGGCCGCTTTGGAAGTTGTCTGAGTGGTTCCATTACAGGAGGGTCTTGACTACCTTCATGTAAATACTCTGGTTGCCCAGAATATGACTCAGTCCCATCTGTATCACTTAAATCATCTGAGCTTGGCGATACGAAAGAAGCAGAATCCTCTTCAAAATTCTTGTATCCCATTGGATGACTTCCGTCCTTCATCTTAGCCCAACGACTCGGGGCTTGATAATTTCCGCAAACAATCTTTAGCTCATCATACATCTCAATCTGCTTTCCACGAAATCCTTTTGCATCGGGATGTGCCTGTTGAATACATTCGTATATGTGAAGTAACATAAAGAAGtatgtaccaaaaaaaaaaaaaacagagggAAAAAAGCAGAACATGCTGACCACTATATATCTTTTCCATAGATCTTCACTGTCATATTCGATCATCTTTGTATTTGGATTCCACCTAAATCCATCTTGACTTAGCATATCCCTCATTACCTTGTACCTTTTCTTAATTGTCTTAAGGCGATTAATGACTTTTTGATTGTTCAAGTTCAAATTAAAACGAGAATTCACAGCAATACAAGCAGCAGTATATGCATTTTCATTAAAGCATTTGTCAATTTTATTCCCATTTTTAGCCTGAACTGCCAGAGCTTCAATTAGACACTTGTCCATTGCAATTGACCAGACTACATTTCTTCCTTTGTGCTTCATCTCCCTTCTCTGTGCCTGCAGATCATGGTGGTTCATTCCTAAACCAGTACGAGGAAAAAGGAATGGCTGTGTCATGATACAGTGCAAGAGAAAGCATTGCTCAACAGAAATTAAATAGAGgtccaaaaaacaaaaacaaagaaagaaaaggtaaGATGATCAGAACACATTTTGTCTCCAGTCAGACAACAAGGTAAGAAAAGAGTCGCATTGCATTccgatcatataaatatataaaacaacaaTAACCTGAACTGATGGCACAATGTTGTATCAATAAACATTACTTTGTCAAACAATAACTGAAATGAAGTCCCAAAAAAGCAACTTCAATAAAAAACCTATAGGCTATGCCTCATGCAACCCCCTCATTTCCCCCTTTCGTTGGCCTGCAATTGAGAGTGTAAAACAATAACTGAAATGAAGTCCCAAAAAATCAActtcaataaaaaaactatagGCTATGCCTCATGCACCCCCCCCCCACCCCGGAAATTTCCCCCTTCCTTGGCACACATTTTAATGGAGCATTCGCAGCtatcatataaaaaaaaaaatttaaatgggaCTTAGTCTATGAAATGTCTACACTGGAAATTTTATCTCCATATTATGAAATTGTTTACTTGCCCTCGTATCTGTTCAGTTTCATTAGGCATGTGTCAGTTGATATGCTCTCGACTTTTCATATGTTACCCTAGTTTCTTGCAAGTTCCAGAGTACATAACAGAGCGGgtaattttatcatgttttgttgaacaaaaaggaaaattgacAGTCACACAGAAGCACTCAATTGCTAagtaaatgtaaaaaaattcatacaAGGAAAGACATAGCCAAAGAAGGGTCATCGGTATCATCTGACATTAACCATTTTGCATCTCATCTCAGCCCGTTATGGCATACAATTATGCGTCTTCTAAG
This sequence is a window from Gossypium raimondii isolate GPD5lz chromosome 5, ASM2569854v1, whole genome shotgun sequence. Protein-coding genes within it:
- the LOC105770599 gene encoding uncharacterized protein LOC105770599 — translated: MNHHDLQAQRREMKHKGRNVVWSIAMDKCLIEALAVQAKNGNKIDKCFNENAYTAACIAVNSRFNLNLNNQKVINRLKTIKKRYKVMRDMLSQDGFRWNPNTKMIEYDSEDLWKRYIVAHPDAKGFRGKQIEMYDELKIVCGNYQAPSRWAKMKDGSHPMGYKNFEEDSASFVSPSSDDLSDTDGTESYSGQPEYLHEGSQDPPVMEPLRQLPKRPRESDVLQEAMLAVASSIRRLADAMDQSKTAINPSELLQAVLEIDGLEEAKQMYAFEYLNADPIKARAFMTYNVRMRKMYLFRQFWWWK